CCTAACCTGTTGCGGAGCAATTTGAACTCCAGACCAGTCTCGAATTTAGCGTTACGAACCGGGATCAGGTTAGCGTTGCCGAGGGCAGAACCCAGGTAGCCATAACGAATGATCAATGCGCCGGTGTTATCGCGGTAAGAATCATATGCTGTAAATGCACCAGTGCTTGTGTTGTACGGGAATGTACCACCACCAGCTTCTACGTAAGAAGCACGCAGTTTCACGAAGTCGAGACCAGTTACCGGTACGAGATCGGAAATTACGAAGGCTAAGTCAGCACCAGGATAGAAGTAAGAATAATCACCGTGTCCGTCAGGATATACCAGTGTGCTGTTCCAGTCATTACGACCGTACAGGTTCAACGTCAGGTAGTTTTTGTAAGCGATGCTACCCTGGAAGAACAGAGAGCCTGTTTCACTCCTGTTAGGTTTACCCTCGTTGATTTCTACTGTACCCGCAGAGTTAGAGATACGGTAGAAGTCGGGGATCACCAAGCCACGGGTTTTCATGTAAACGTTCACTCCATTTGACTGGTTCATCTCAGCACCACCCTGGAAGAGGATGTCGAAATCATTCACCTTTTTGATCACACTCAGGCTACCGCGATAGCGATACTGTCTGATGCCAGAGTTGCGAACAGCATAGTTACCACCGGCGAAACCAACGCCTGTACCGCGCTCTTTACCTGTATAATTAGTCTGCAGGTCATTGATGGATGCAGTACCGTCGAAACGCAGCCACTCTGTAAGATCTGCACGCATGTTTAAACCAGCGCGGAAGTTAGCTTCGCGTTGCTCATACCTGTTTTCGAAGACCTTCCAGAATTGTTCTGTCGCGTTAGTGGGATCCAGCGGATTAACACCACCACGAGCAGTATCTATGTAATTTTTCAGCCAGTAATTCAGGTCATAGTTTCTAGGTACAGAATAGCTGGTCGCATACATAATCGCACTTTCACCCTGGAAAGCAGGGTTCAGCGATTTGCTTTGGGTGTAAGACGTGTTCACATCTAACAAAACAGCTTTAGACGGGCGGTGCGTTGCGCGGAAGGCGAAGCTGTTCCTGTCCATGTTGTTGTTAGGTGTAGCAGACTGAGACCCCATGTTGGAATAAGAAAAACGGAAAGTCGTTTTATCGTTACCGCCATTGATACCGATGTTCGTATTACGGGTCATACCAGTACGGTACAGGTCCAGCGGGTTGTTTACACCAGGATTGTTAGCGCGGTAAACACCGTTATAGTCACGGAACATCTGGCCTTTCATTTCCGGGCCGAAGTTGGTGTAGTAATCATCGCTGATCACCAGGGTATCATTTACATTGCCCCAATCTTCCGTATTTACGCCAGCACCGAAACGGTTCTGTTGTTTAACAGTTTTATAGGCCTGCTCCCACATCATGGTATGTGACAGCGTTACACCCAAACCTTTCTGAGAGAAACCTTTTTTGGTTTTGATCACGATCACACCGTTGGATGCGCGGCTGCCGTACAGCGCCGTTACCGCACCACCTTTCAGGATGTTTACGGACTCGATATCATCCGGGTTAATGTCTTTCAACACGTTACCGAAGTCCTGGTCACCACCACGGTTGTGGATTACTACCTGGTCGTCCATGACGATATCGTCCACTACGATGAGTGGCTGGTTACCATAAGGATCAAGGCTCGCGGAACCGCGAATCTGGAAACGCACAGATGCCTGGGGGCCACCTGCGTTGGGCGACACCTGTAAGCCTGGCACCATGCCTTGCAGCGCGGAGATCGGGTTTACAGCAGCAGTTCTGCGGATGTCGTCACCAGAAACAGTAGTAGTAGCGAAACCTGTGCTTCTTTTAGTACGGTCGCCATAACCTGTAGATACTACCACTTCTTTCAGTGCGCGTTGGTCTTCTGCTAAAGTAACGTTAACGGTCGTATTGCCCGTCAGCTTTACTTCTTTGCTTACATAACCTACGTAAGATACTACCAGCGTGGCATTGGGAGAAACCGAGATGCGATAGTGCCCGGTTTCATCAGTGAGAACGCCGTTTCTCGTACCCTTCTCCACTACAGTAGCTCCTAAAACCACTGCAGCTTTACTGTCCGAGACGATCCC
This genomic interval from Chitinophaga horti contains the following:
- a CDS encoding SusC/RagA family TonB-linked outer membrane protein — protein: MRKFYAFLMLAVLLFGSITPLLAQEKVTVSGIVSDSKAAVVLGATVVEKGTRNGVLTDETGHYRISVSPNATLVVSYVGYVSKEVKLTGNTTVNVTLAEDQRALKEVVVSTGYGDRTKRSTGFATTTVSGDDIRRTAAVNPISALQGMVPGLQVSPNAGGPQASVRFQIRGSASLDPYGNQPLIVVDDIVMDDQVVIHNRGGDQDFGNVLKDINPDDIESVNILKGGAVTALYGSRASNGVIVIKTKKGFSQKGLGVTLSHTMMWEQAYKTVKQQNRFGAGVNTEDWGNVNDTLVISDDYYTNFGPEMKGQMFRDYNGVYRANNPGVNNPLDLYRTGMTRNTNIGINGGNDKTTFRFSYSNMGSQSATPNNNMDRNSFAFRATHRPSKAVLLDVNTSYTQSKSLNPAFQGESAIMYATSYSVPRNYDLNYWLKNYIDTARGGVNPLDPTNATEQFWKVFENRYEQREANFRAGLNMRADLTEWLRFDGTASINDLQTNYTGKERGTGVGFAGGNYAVRNSGIRQYRYRGSLSVIKKVNDFDILFQGGAEMNQSNGVNVYMKTRGLVIPDFYRISNSAGTVEINEGKPNRSETGSLFFQGSIAYKNYLTLNLYGRNDWNSTLVYPDGHGDYSYFYPGADLAFVISDLVPVTGLDFVKLRASYVEAGGGTFPYNTSTGAFTAYDSYRDNTGALIIRYGYLGSALGNANLIPVRNAKFETGLEFKLLRNRLGGDFTFYTQDSKNQIQDFNVEPTSGVRSALTNGGKVRNVGIELQLFGTPVKTKDFSWDVLVNYTRNRNKIMSLALGAKYQMLDGGDGIYSVAEAGGDYGAIRGGYGYAYYQATDGSGNPVKSNLNGLPLLSLSTNGSGTYFGDPVVFYRRAQSYNPTVGKESDPVMGSTLPKFLGSLRNTFNYKRFSLSAFLDAKIGGDVYSNTYGYGSQYGVIAHTLYGRNAELGGLPYTSTSAGQPGQRNDGIIPNGVFGPGTNLPASASADGQAHDLSGMTAQQAYDAGYLKPTPAADYYNLTYGWGNGIRQASMFESSWVSLREVSLSYDMPLDLVNKLKLNGLRATIIGRNLGFLYNSAPDDVNPDNLSSTSSGAFMERGGTPYFRQFGFSLNATF